The Leifsonia sp. ZF2019 DNA segment TGGCCCAACCAGAACTACTTCTTCGCCACCAGCAGCGACTGGTACCTCGTCTGGATCTGGATGAACGGCGGCATCGACTTCTCCACCAAGGACACCTTCGGCTCGAGCAAGGCGTTCCAGACCTGGCACGCGAAAGTGCCGTTCATCGTGTTCGAGCAGTGGGCGTGAGCCGGCTCGTCCCGCTGCTTCCGTGCCGGGTCGGCGTAGACCTCCCCGGCACGGGAAGCGGCGTCAGATGAGTCCCGCTAGAGGATGTTCACGTAGTACCCGTCGGATGCGCTCCCTTTGTTCCAGGTTGCCGAGCCGCCTGGTGCAACGGTGAAGGTAGCGCTGCCGGTGGTCTGATTCTTCGCGTTGAACGAAACGATCTGATATCGACCCGAGAGGTTCGTGCACGGATTCTTCACCGTGGCAGCGGTGCGCGATGCGTTCACCGAAAGGTTGACCTTCGTGCAGGTTCCAGCGGCTTGGGCCGGAGCAGCGGCGGCCAGGCCGACGCCGGTGAGTGCGGCGATCGTGAGCGCGGCGCTGGCGAGTTTGAGCATGGTCATCGTGTGTCCTCCATTGGATACTCATGACGTCGACCGAGAAGACTCCGGCGGAGCAGAAGTCGACGACTCATGAACAGGAGCCTCTGAAGGCGAGCCACCGAAATGCGTAGGTCCGGAGCGGATAGGCGAAAGCCGCTAGGCGATGTCAGCGTCAGTTCCGGGTGAATCGACCAGAATCCCGCGCCGACGCTTGAGGCTCGTCCGTAGTCGCCGAGGGAAGTTCAGTGGTGGTCGGGCAGGCTGCCGGCGGTAACATCAAGAATGTGACCGACAGCACTGCCCCCACCCGCCCGCGCCGTTCCGCTCGCAAGTCGGGGTGGAAGTCGCTGCTGCGGGATGTCGTCGTCATCTTCGTGGTCGCGGTGCTCGTCTCGTTCCTGATCAAGACGTTCGTCGCGCGCTCGTTCTACATCCCGTCCGGATCGATGGAGAACACCCTCCAGATCAACGATCGGATCATCGTCAACGAGCTGCAGCCGAAGCTGTTCCCGCTCCAGCGCGGCGACGTGGTCGTGTTCAAGGATCCGGGCGGCTGGCTGCCCGCGCCCGCACCGAGCACCGGCAACGCGCTGCAGCAGGGCGTCGGCGCGGTGCTCGACTTCGTGGGCCTGGGCGCCTCCGACAGCGACCAGCACCTCGTCAAGCGGCTCATCGGCCTGCCCGGGGACAAGATCAGCTGCTGCAACGCGCTCGGTCAGATGAGCGTGAACGGGGTGCCGCTCAAGGAGCCCTACGTGCTGCTCCCCGCCGGCGTCGATTCCGTCTCCGCCGTCTCCTTCACGAAAACAGTTCCGGCGGGCAGGGTGTGGGTGATGGGCGACAACCGCTACAACTCGGCCGACTCCCGGTACCACATGGACGACCCGGGCGGCGGCTTCGTGCCGCTGGACGACGTGGTCGGCAAAGCCTTCGTGATCAGCTGGCCGCTGAGCCACTGGTCCTGGCTGAGCGACTACCCCGAGACCTTCGCCGGAGTCGAGGATGCCGAGAAGAAGTGATGGCGGTGAGCCGGCTCACTGCAGGCAGAACTCGTTGCCCTCCGGGTCGCGCATCATGATCACGAACTCCTCGAACGGCCCCCAGTAGCCGGCGAGCGTCTTCTCTTCTGTCGCGCCCAGGGCGAGGAGGCGGTCGCGCTCGGCCGCCAGCTCCTCGCGGGTCGCCCGGCGGTCGTCGAACGGCGTGATGTCGAGGTGCACCCGATTGCGCTGGCGCTTCTCGTGCCGGTAGCGCGAGAAGTAGAGCCGCTGGTGCCGCGGATCCCCGTCCCACGCCTCGGCGCGTTCGGCGAGCATGTCGTCGTCGAAGCCGGACTCGCGCAGCGCGACGACGTCCTCCTCCGGCCAGCCGCTCCAGGCGGGGTACCCGAGCACGGCGCACCAGAAGGTGGCCAGGGCGGCGGGGTCGTCGGCGTGGAAGGTGACGTTGGCGATGCGCGCGGTCATACCGGAAGGGTAGCGCCGGAGTCCTGCGTCGACACGCCGCTCAGCTCGCCGTTCGAACGGAGATCCGGGCGGGTGCCGGCAAGATCTCCGGAATTGTCGGGTTGGGGACGCGCCGCTCACTGGCCGGAGAAGTCGAGCGCGTCGTCGGCGACGGCGATGACGGACCAGGTTCCGCCGTCCGCATCGGTCAGCTCGTAGGCGGGGACCAGGAGCACGCTCCCGTCGGGCTGCCACTGGCTGGCGAGGCCGAGGCGGGCGCTGACGATGTGGACGCGGTGCACCGGCCACGCGAGCGGGGTGCCGGCCGAGGGGGCCGCGGGCGGCTGTGTGGCCGGAGCGGTCGCGCCGTCGGTCGCGCCGTCCGCCGGGACCGGTGACATGGCGGGCGCGCCGTCCTGTACGGCGCGCGCGGCGAGCGGCATCGCGGTCTGCGTCGGGCCGAACCGCGGGTCGGAGAGACGCTCGAACGCCTTCTGGGCGCTGACGACCGGGTAGTCGCCGGCGCTGACGACCGGGGCGAGGAAGCCCGAGGCGCTGACGATCCCGCTCTCGGCGAGCTCGAGCGACCAGGACTGGTCCACCCGCTGGCCGTCGACCACGAGCCACGCTTGGGCCGTGCGGGTGACGGCGCCGTCGTAGGTCTCGGAGGTGAACTCGAACGAGCCGGGGTCGCGCCCCGCCGACGAGATGAGCGAGCGCAGGGCGGAGATCGCCGCGTCCGCCGAGGGGAGGGGTGCGGTGGGCGTGCAGGAAGGGGAGGCGCCGCTGCTGTCGTCGCCCGCACCTCCCGGGTCGGTCGTGCACGCGGCGGGGGAGAGCGCCCAGTCCGAGTAGAAGAAGCTCAGGGTGCCGTCGAGGCCGACGCTGAGGGAGGGCGCGGTGCCGTCCTGCGGGCCGGTCGTCCACGCGCCGTCCTTCAGCTCGGGGGTCGCGCTGAGGCCGAGCGCCGCGGCGAGGGCGGTGACGGTCTTCGTGTCGGAGGCGGACCGCGGGTCGAACCCGTACGCCTTCGCCGTGCCTGCGGAGGTGGAGAGCCCAGAGGCGGTGAAGCTGTTGCGGCCGAAGCCGAAGCGGTAGGCGAGGTCGGAGGCGGACCCGGATGCGGCCCGCGGCGCGATGCTGCCCTCGGTGGCCGAGCCTCCCGTCGCCCCGCCGCCCGCCCCGTTGCCCGAACCGCCCAGCGAGATCGGTGCGGCCGCACCACCCGCGAGCGTCGTGCCCGCCGTCGTCGTGCCGACCGCGAAGCCCGCGCCGCCGATGATCGCGATGGATGCGGCGACCGCGGCGATCGGGCGCCACAGCGAGCGGCGACGGGAGCGGGCCGCGTCGAGGTCGGCGAGGGGTGCGGCTGTGTCGTCCTCGCCTCCTGCGCCGCCCGCGTCCGCGTTCGCCCGCGCGATCGCGTCCTCCACGAAACCGGCCGAGGGCTCCACCCCCGCCGCCGGGTCGGTGGCGCGCAGTCGCGCCAGCGGGTCGAGCTCGTTGTCGTCGGTCATGTCGATCACCCTCCGTGGGAAGCCTTCATCCCTGTCTCTGTCCGCGCGGGCGCGGATCTTGCACGTCAGAAGGCGTGCCTCTCCCCCCACGCCTCGCGCAGGCGCTTGCGGGCGCGGGAGAGCGCCGAGTCCGCTCCCGACCGCGAGACTCCGAGGACCGCGGCCAGCTCGGCGCCGTCGAGACCCTCCCAGGCGTGCAGCAGCAGGATGCGACGGTCGCGGTCGCCGACGCTCATCAGCGCCCCGCGCAGTTCCGCGTCGACGAGGGCGCTCAGCTCAGGATCCTCGCCGACACGGGCCTCGCCGGCCTCGGGTACCTCCGCCACCGGAAGGTCGACGGCTTTGCGGCGATGGTTGGCGAGGGTGAACCCCGCCGTGCGGTAGAGCCAGGGGAGCACAGCCGCGTCGGGCACGTCGTCGCGGCGCCGCCACGTGGTCGCGAACACGTCGGCGGCGAGATCCTCGGCATCCTGACGCGGGCCGCGCCGCGCGAAGTACCGGACGAGCGCGCCCGAATGCTCGCGCACCACGGCGGTGAACCAGTCGGCGTCGTGCGCGGGCGCGCGGGAATCGTCGTCGGGCATCGCCACCCCCTCGATGGTGTCGGTGTCACGGTCGGTGTCGTCGTCGGCTGCGGTCCTGGCGATCCTCACACTCCGGTTGTGTCGAGTATCCCGTGGATCTTGCAGGCGGGGAGGTCATCCGTTCCCGTTCCCTCTTGACGCTCCACTTGCTTTTTGCAAGTATGACTTCCGTCAGGAGTTCAGAACCGTCGAAGGAGACCACGATGACTGCGATGTTCGTCAACCTGCCCGTCACCGACCTGGAGCGCGCGAAGGCGTTCTACACGGCGATCGGCTTCCGCATCAATCCGCTGTTCTCCGATCACAATGCGGCGTGCGTCGTGGTGGAGGAGGACCACAGCTACTTCATGATCCTGGTGCGGGAGTTCTTCCAGACCTTCACCGACCTCCCCATCGGCGATCCCGCGACGAACCCCTCGGTGTCGACGGCGATCTTCCTCGACAGCCGCGAAGCGGTGGACAAGGCCACCGCAGACGGGCTGGCGGCGGGCGGCTCGGAGGCGCGACCCGCAGCCGACTACGGCTTCATGTACCAGCGCCAGCTGACCGACCCGGACGGCAACATCCTCGAGTTCGGGTGGATGGACCCGGTCGCCGCCCAGCAGGGCCCCGAGGCCGTGGCGAATCAGCAGGCCTGAGGTCGATGGCCGCACGCGACTACGGGCAGTACTGCGGGGTCACCCGGGCTCTCGAGCTGGTGGGCGAACGCTGGGCGCTGCTCATCATCCGCGACCTGCTCGTCGGGCCGCGCCGCTATGGGGAGCTCGCCGCGGGTCTGCCGCGCATCCCGAGCAACATCCTGGCGGCGCGGCTCAAGGAGCTGCAGGAGGCGGGCATCATCCGCCGCGCTCCGCGCTCCCGCATCATCGTCTACGAGCTGACCCCGTACGGCCGGGAGCTCGAACCGGTGGTGCTCGCGCTCGGCGCGTGGGGCTTCAAGGCCATGGGGGAGCCACGCGAGGAGCAGATCGTCACCCCCGACTCGATGACGATGGCGTTGCGCACGGCGTTCCGCTCCGAGGTCGCCGCGGAGCTGCCCGCCACGGTGTACGGCGCGCACTTCGGGGCGGCCGAGCTGCTCATCCGGGTCGATGGTGCCGCGCTCGACGTGGCGCGCGGCGACGGTCCGGCCGATCTGGCCTTCGCCGCCGGGCCCGGCATCCGCCGGCTGATCTCGGGTGAACTCGCCCCGGGCGCGGCGATCGCGTCCGGAGTGGTCGAGGTGCTGAACGGGCGCGGCGAACTGCTCGACCGGTTCGCCGACACGTTCCACTTGGCGGCCTGAGGGGCGCGGGCCGCACCGGCGCCGAGCTCTGTTCGCCCGCATCCGGCACACTGGACGCGGGAGGTCGTCATGGAGAGCCGTGGAACGTCGTGGCCGTCGCTCGAGGTCGAGGCCTGGGGGTCGACGCGCGAGACGCTGCACATGTGGCTGCAGATCGTCGGCAAGCTGCGGATGGTGGGCTCGCCGTTCGTCAACCACTGGTGGCATGTGACGTTCTCGCTGAGCGCCCGAGGACTGACGACCGGCGCGATCCCCGTCGACGGCGGGGTGCTCGACATCGAGTTCGACCTGCTCGACCACCGCCTGGTGCTGCGCACGAGCGACGGCGGCCGCGAAGAGTTCGCGTTGACAGCGATGACCGTCGCCGAGTTCTACCGCCGCACCTTCGACGCCCTCGGCCGTCTCGGCATCGCGCTGGAGATCGTCCCGACGCCGAACGAGGTCGTCCCGGCGATCCCGTTCGCCATCGACGAGGAGCACTGCACGTACGACCCCGGGCAGGTCCACGCGTTCTGGCAGCAGCTCATCCGCGCGGACGGGGTTCTGCGACGCCTGCGCGCGGAGTTCCGGGGCAAGGCGAGCCCCGTCCACTTCTTCTGGGGCGCCCTCGACCTCGCGACCACGCGCTTCTCCGGCCGCCCGGCTCCCGTGCATCCCGGCGGCGTGCCGAACTGCCCCGACCGCGTGATGGTGGAGGGGTACAGCGACGAGATCAGCAGCTCGGGGTTCTGGCCGGGCGGAGGCCGTGAGGGCGCCTTCTACTCCTACGCGTACCCGGAGCCGGCCGGCTACGCGGAGACGCCGGTGCCGGAGGGCGCGTACTACGACCCGGCGCTGGGCGAGTTCCTTCTGCCGTACGAGGTCGTTCGCCTGGCGGAGGACCCGGAGGCGCTGGCGCTGGAGTTCCTACGGGTCACGTCGGCGGCGGCAGCGCGGCTGGGGGAGTGGCCGGCGATCGGCTGACCTGCCGAATCGCTCCGCCAGCACCCGCACCGCCGCCTCCCGGTCGGCCGTGCCGCCGGCTTCGTGCCCGGCGCCCGGCCACTCGTGGAAGACGACCGGCGCCGCATAGGCCGCCACTGCTGCCTGCGCCGTCTCCGGTGGGCAGATGTCGTCGGCGAGCCCGTCGGAGATCCAGCCGGGTGCGATGGCATGGCGGGCGGAGGTGACGCCGTCCACGTATGCGAGGGTGCGGGCGACGGCGGCTGCTTGGGCGGGATGCTCGGTCAGATAGGCGCGCAGCTCCGTCCACGGGCCCGCTGCCGCCTGCTGCAGCGCGAGCGGTGCCGCCGTCAGGAACGGGGCCTGCGCGAGCACCGCGACCAGGTCGGGCACGAGCGCGCCCACGCCGAGCGCGATGCCGCCGCCCTGGCTGTTGCCGATCATCGCGACCCGGGAGGCGTCGACCTCGTCGAGCGCGCGCACGGCTTCCACGGCGCGGACGGCGTCGACGAAGACTCCTCGGTAGTAGGACCGGCGGGGGTCGTCGATGCCGTCGAGGAGGTGGCCGGTGCTGCCTCCCCCCTGCGCGTGCGTGCCGACGGTGAGGTGGGCGTGCCCCGCGGCGGACCAGGTGAGATCGTCGATCGGCGAGAGCCGTCCGGCCCCGTAGCCGTTGGCGTGCACCACGGCCGCCAGGGGACCGCTGCGCTGGCGCGGGACCCGCAGCCACGCGCTGACGGGCCGGCCGCCGGCGCCGCGGAACGAGAGGTCGAAGACGTCGACCGTGGTCAGGCCCGTGTCGACCGGGGTTCGGCGGAGGTCGAGGGGGTGGCGATGCGCGGACTCCAGGGCTTCGTCCCAGTACGCGCGGTAGTCATCGGGCGTCGGCAGGAGGTCGTGGCCCAGAGGAGCGGGGAACGGCGACGTCACGAGGCGTAGGCCTCCAGCCGGGCTCCGGCAGCAAGCGCGTCCTCGTGCCAGCGCGCCGCCAGATCGAGGGCGCGATCGCCCGAGACGCCGGCATCGAGCACGCAGACGCCGGCATCGAGCACGCAGACGCCGTCGGGAGCTCCGGGCCGCCCGGCGAGGGCGTCCGCCGGCAGGCGGCCGTACCCCTCGCCGAGCGACGCAGGGTCGCTCCGATCGCGGTCGCCGTCGGTGGTCGAGTCACCGACGAACACGGATCGGGCGGGGTGGGACATGGTGCTCCTCCTGGTGGATGCGGTGCTACGGCTTCTTCACGGTGTACTGGAAGACGTCGTGCCGCAGCACGTCACCGGACACCTTCACGACCGTGATGCGGTGGTCGCCGTCGCGCAGCCCGTCCACGCTGAAGAGCGTCCGGCCGGTGCGTCGGGCATCCGACCGCGTGTCGACGGTCTTCGCGAGCCGCCCGTCGATGTAGACGGCGGCCTTCCCCTGGTCGGGTCCGGTGTCGCCGATCCAGGAGACGCCGGTGCCGCGGAAGGCGAGGTCCACACGGTCACCGTCCTTCGTGGTGGCGTGGACGTCGTCGTGCGCGTCGCCGCGGAACTGGAACCCGAGCGCGGTGGTGCCGTCCGGCAGACCCGCGAGGTACTGCGCCCGCAGCGTGACGGTGCTGCCGGAGACGGTGTAGTCGGCCCCCTTCTTCAGCGCCGTGCCGTCGCGGACGATCCCGGCGAGCTCGCCGCCGTCGCGGAGCAGCGTGACCGGCACGTCCGCCGGGGCCGCCTTGTCGAAGACCGCCACGTCGGGCTGCAGCAGGCTCTCCAGCGTGACATCGAGCTTGTCGAGCAGCATGAACGCGCCCGACTTCTTGACGACCCGGAGGGTGTGCGAGCCGTTCGGGAGGCCGTCGACGCTCCACGCGACCTGTTGCGCCAGGCGGGGCTGGCCCGCGTCGCGCCCTGTGCTCACCGTCTTCTGGAACTGACCGTCGAGGTACACGTCGACGTCGCCCTGCGACGGGTCGAGCTCGGTCACGTAGTCGATGCCGGTGCCGGTGAAGGTGTACTGGAACGACGAGCCGTCGGCCTCGACGTAGTGCACGTCGTCCCGGAAGTCACCGAACCCGCGACCCCCGCTCTGGCCCCAGGAGCCCGAGTAGACGATCCCGGCGTCACCGTCGTTCACCGCGACGACGCGGCTCGACGCGGGAGGCGTCGGCACCTGCCCGGCGGAGGAGTCGCCCACCGCGACCGGGAGCTGCTGCGTGGTCGCCGGGACCTCGAGGCCGCCGTTGCGCGTCCACGCGCCGGTGTACCGGACGCGCTGCGCGTCGTCGTTCAGGGCGACGGCGGTGCCCTTCTTCGGAGTGACTTTCAGCAGGCGCGCGCCGTGGATCGGGACGGTCTGCCCGGTGAACGTCGTGTCGAACGTTCCGAGGTCCTTGCCCGCCCAGAGGTCGCGGACGCTCGCGGCGCCGGTCAGCCCCAGGTCGGACCAGTTCGCCGTGACGTCGGCGTCGGTGCGGCCGAGGTTGAACAGGGCCACGGTGTAGCTGCCGTCGGCGTTCGGGGC contains these protein-coding regions:
- a CDS encoding acetylxylan esterase, whose translation is MTSPFPAPLGHDLLPTPDDYRAYWDEALESAHRHPLDLRRTPVDTGLTTVDVFDLSFRGAGGRPVSAWLRVPRQRSGPLAAVVHANGYGAGRLSPIDDLTWSAAGHAHLTVGTHAQGGGSTGHLLDGIDDPRRSYYRGVFVDAVRAVEAVRALDEVDASRVAMIGNSQGGGIALGVGALVPDLVAVLAQAPFLTAAPLALQQAAAGPWTELRAYLTEHPAQAAAVARTLAYVDGVTSARHAIAPGWISDGLADDICPPETAQAAVAAYAAPVVFHEWPGAGHEAGGTADREAAVRVLAERFGRSADRRPLPQPRCRRRRDP
- a CDS encoding winged helix-turn-helix transcriptional regulator, whose product is MAARDYGQYCGVTRALELVGERWALLIIRDLLVGPRRYGELAAGLPRIPSNILAARLKELQEAGIIRRAPRSRIIVYELTPYGRELEPVVLALGAWGFKAMGEPREEQIVTPDSMTMALRTAFRSEVAAELPATVYGAHFGAAELLIRVDGAALDVARGDGPADLAFAAGPGIRRLISGELAPGAAIASGVVEVLNGRGELLDRFADTFHLAA
- a CDS encoding VOC family protein: MTAMFVNLPVTDLERAKAFYTAIGFRINPLFSDHNAACVVVEEDHSYFMILVREFFQTFTDLPIGDPATNPSVSTAIFLDSREAVDKATADGLAAGGSEARPAADYGFMYQRQLTDPDGNILEFGWMDPVAAQQGPEAVANQQA
- the lepB gene encoding signal peptidase I, which gives rise to MTDSTAPTRPRRSARKSGWKSLLRDVVVIFVVAVLVSFLIKTFVARSFYIPSGSMENTLQINDRIIVNELQPKLFPLQRGDVVVFKDPGGWLPAPAPSTGNALQQGVGAVLDFVGLGASDSDQHLVKRLIGLPGDKISCCNALGQMSVNGVPLKEPYVLLPAGVDSVSAVSFTKTVPAGRVWVMGDNRYNSADSRYHMDDPGGGFVPLDDVVGKAFVISWPLSHWSWLSDYPETFAGVEDAEKK
- a CDS encoding DUF5996 family protein, producing MESRGTSWPSLEVEAWGSTRETLHMWLQIVGKLRMVGSPFVNHWWHVTFSLSARGLTTGAIPVDGGVLDIEFDLLDHRLVLRTSDGGREEFALTAMTVAEFYRRTFDALGRLGIALEIVPTPNEVVPAIPFAIDEEHCTYDPGQVHAFWQQLIRADGVLRRLRAEFRGKASPVHFFWGALDLATTRFSGRPAPVHPGGVPNCPDRVMVEGYSDEISSSGFWPGGGREGAFYSYAYPEPAGYAETPVPEGAYYDPALGEFLLPYEVVRLAEDPEALALEFLRVTSAAAARLGEWPAIG
- a CDS encoding RNA polymerase sigma factor, with translation MRIARTAADDDTDRDTDTIEGVAMPDDDSRAPAHDADWFTAVVREHSGALVRYFARRGPRQDAEDLAADVFATTWRRRDDVPDAAVLPWLYRTAGFTLANHRRKAVDLPVAEVPEAGEARVGEDPELSALVDAELRGALMSVGDRDRRILLLHAWEGLDGAELAAVLGVSRSGADSALSRARKRLREAWGERHAF
- a CDS encoding VOC family protein; translation: MTARIANVTFHADDPAALATFWCAVLGYPAWSGWPEEDVVALRESGFDDDMLAERAEAWDGDPRHQRLYFSRYRHEKRQRNRVHLDITPFDDRRATREELAAERDRLLALGATEEKTLAGYWGPFEEFVIMMRDPEGNEFCLQ